A region from the Lycium barbarum isolate Lr01 chromosome 8, ASM1917538v2, whole genome shotgun sequence genome encodes:
- the LOC132607789 gene encoding uncharacterized protein LOC132607789 gives MNSHLMKDICEKLKITHLNSIAYQQQMNGVVEVANKNIKRILRKMIDNYKVEIPSMRIIQEAELDNAEWVLARYEQLALIDVKMMVSICHGQLYCQRMARSFNKRVRARLFQIEQMVLKRIVPHQDEYKGKFAPNWQGPYVVRKVLSERAVVLAEMDR, from the exons ATGAATAGCCATCTAATGAAGGATATTTGTGAGAAACTCAAGATCACTCATCTAAACTCGATAGCTTATCAGCAACAAATGAATGGAGTCGTAGAAGTAGCaaacaagaatatcaagaggatattgaggaaaatgaTCGATAATTACAAAG TTGAGATACCTTCTATGAGAATCATTCAAGAAGCTGAGCTGGATAATGCTGAATGGGTCCTAGCACGATACGAACAGTTGGCCTTAATCGACGTGAAAATGATGGTTTCCATATGCCACGGTCAATTATACTGCCAAAGGATGGCAAGATCCTTCAATAAACGAGTTAGGGCTCGACTTTTCCAGATCGAGCAAATGGTGCTCAAGCGAATTGTCCCACACCAAGatgaatacaaaggaaagttcgcTCCCAACTGGCAAGGTCCTTATGTGGTCCGCAAAGTACTCTCCGAAAGAGCGGTAGTACTAGCGGAAATGGATAGATAA